Within the Enoplosus armatus isolate fEnoArm2 chromosome 9, fEnoArm2.hap1, whole genome shotgun sequence genome, the region AACTTCCCCATGtcagctacacacacattaatgtcaGAGCTACTATTTGAGCACATTTGGTCTCGCGTGGGAAGCTGTTTCTTGCCTGATATGCACAAGAGGAACTGCATGAGCTTTGTgtaggttgtttttgttgtgccaAGTCAGCAGAAAGGGTTTCCTCCTCCAAACAAGACCCGTTTGAATTAAAGCAAACTCTTACCTGGAAAACGCGCTCCAACGTAAAACGACAAGAGTTGTGGGTCCTCCAATTCACTCACTACATGGTGGCAAAATCAAAAGAGGGGAAACGCGAAAAAAACCCGTATCGAAACGTCACTTCAGAAAACTTTTAAACGCGCTTTCACTTTTAGTCACACAAGCCAGGATCGCGTAAAGTTGCTCCGAGCTCACCGACTGTTTGCTGTTCGGCTGACACCCACGTTATCTCCCTTTTTGTTCCGCTGggggtgttttttgttttgttttttatcttcaCCTGGTTTGATTCAATCCCTCCCAGGAAACATGACAGGTCAGTGCGAGCGGCTGTCGGCGTCAACAGGTGACATTGAACTGGAAGCACGCGGAGGAGGGCGACGACGGAGGCGGGTGTCGACTCATAAACggtgttttgtgttgcaggGACAAACCAAAAGCCCAACAGCCCTCTGTCatatccctctctttccttttagCCCGAATCAACTCCACAGTCTGTTTCTGCGCTGCTCAGACTGCAGCGAGAGTCCCGTTCAAGTCCTGCACCGAAATGGGGTTTCTATTCCTGGAACTGACGGGGCTTTCTCATTGTGGAGTGGCTCAACCAAAGAGACATCCAGGCGTGTTGCCAGTCCACTGTGAAGTAAAAGGCCACTTAAATACTTATCATGACAAGCTCACATGggattattttaatattgtggCGGACTGCATAGTGTAGGAGACTGGATTTATAAAGTCAAAAGAAGGGGAGATTGGGGTCAGTTGCAACATGTATAATATTTTAAGAGAACAAGTCATTCGGCCCAGTTCTTAGGAGAAAAGGTGACCACACAGATGTggaccaagcaccaacctctgtgtctgaaaagtgaagccaattCGGgagtgccttaaacctgcattatttctaatggccagcagggggcgactccactggttgcaaaaagagGTCAGATTGTGTAGAcgtctatgagaaaatgaccctactcCTCACTTGacttattacctcagtaaacattttcctaatgaatTGATGGTCTGAattgctagtttcaagtcttcttcattGCAGCATGTTGTTAATTTTGCAAATTACGGTCCCATTTAGACTAAACTGGACGATAAAGCAGAGTATGCTTTGGGGCGTGGTCATtcatcacatttacattcatcGTCATCATTTTGCGTCATCACTTACAGCTGTAGAGTTGCACACAGGTAATTTTCACATGTATTAAACAtggtgcattgcattgtgggattgttagcagaaaatTATTTTTGAGAATTTTTGAGGGGACTATATACTGGATAGATTTACACACTCAGAACTCATCATTtggacactcaaataaaatgaagagtAAATAGAGTGAGCTATAAAGAAAATGACCCCGAGGTCTAAATCAGACAAACCAACTAAAATCACCTGCATGGGTTTACCACAGATGTGCAGGGCTTTTTAGAAATGTAGGCTCCCAAAACAGTTTTGTCTTTAGAATAATATGTGAGTGTTGCTTCTCCTACTTGGTGTGCAAACAGGGAACGCAACTGGAAATGAGGGGATGCACAGAGACGTCGCTAAAGCACGTTTCTAAATGGAGGAAAAGGGGTGTTACAGCTGAACCCGTTCTCCCCTAACACAGATACCATTTTAGTGTGCGTGCAGCACAGGAATAATACGGTGTTAACACAAGCACCAGTAATAGTCACTCACTAAGTCCCTAAAGAAACATCATGATGATAGAAAAAGAGATTAAAATTATTATAAAGTGCTTCATTGTTACTATAGAATACAACAAACTCACCAGAAGTCCCTACAGGATATTAGAGGGGCAATATAAATATCATTATACTCATAGATAGTGCAGTAGTAAGTCACACAACCATAAAGGCAGTGTGACTTACTACTGCACTATCCCATGACTTGCATGACTGAGACTATGTACACACATAAAGTGCCATAAGAGCACTTACCACTGAGTAACACAAACGCAGTGTAAGTCCCTACAGCAGTCTTACATTGATCCCAGTAGAGATTAAAATACCGTAAAGAATTAGACGGTCACTGTAAACGCACCGAAGTACCACAGAAATGTGAATTTCTGTAGTAAATGTTCGTGATACTTTGAGAGATTTAAGAATATCAAAGTCTCGACACTTGTTAATGACGTTGTTGGAGCATTTTCAACAAGTCTCTGAACTCAGCACCACAGATACACTTCAAGTCCCTACAGGAGTAGTTTCTTTAGGGTCTGTTGGGCAAAATCTGCTCTTCGCTCTGAGGATTTTATCGCCCTGACTGGCCTCTTAACAGCTCTTTCTGAATGAGCTGATAGTGTAATAGATTCTTTCCAGTGACATGTGgcctgtgtgagagagaatggGCAGCAGGTTCGTGGTGGCACAGTGGATGTGGGCTGAGGGAGAGACTGAAAGAGCGCTGGCAGATGGGTGACACAGACTGGGTGAAAGGACAGCTGGCACCTTCGCTTCCCAGCAGCAAAACAGGATCAAGAGAATAGCACCATTTTATGTCTAAACGACTGCTAAAGCAACATATCTTCAGCTTGATGGCGGCAACGGTCACGCACAcctcctgttttgaataaaaaaaacaatgcaggtGTCTGTCGGCGAGGACACTAGGTGAGGCACAAGTGCTGACAGAGACAGCTGGtagacggtgtgtgtgtgtgtgtgtaacagtgttaACTTGCATGTGACCAGCCAACACCCACCGACAGATAGCTTTTTCTCTAACCTACCCTCTTTTATTCTTGAACAAGGCTTCTTTATTACAAAGTTGCTGTGCAGTTTAAAACCTTGCAGGCATTTCACtaccaaaacattaaagatgTATGTAATGACCCACCAAATGACAATAACAAGTGCTGCTGAAAGGAATGGGAATGGATTAAATACAGCAGATCCATTATGGCCTTTCATTAACCCTCTCCTGATACCAATAACTAAACCAACCCATAACTACCAATCTGGGTCTGATAACAATGCTGTCTTTTTCCCAACTTTTatgtaaggtaacatgaggTTAGGGGTTGCTGCTCTAAAAacagtgactgaatgaatgtaactaacagaacaaacacaaagtaactCTATTTAATGTGGATTGGTCACGACATGGCTGATACCTGATCTGCTTCATACGGTCAATATCAGATCGCTGCATCCCTGTTCATAAGTAAACAATCCAAGTGCATTGCTATGATGGTGGATCCTCCCTAACCAGCGATTTAATTTTGCACTCCCCAAAGTGAAGATCCCAAAATGTTAGaacctacatttcccacaatgaaACTCAAAAGCATCTtttgttagaccctccctgGCTGCTAAACTCCCACGAACTTCAAACCCCACACCCCCAGTTtataacacaggctttctgttacaAATTTGTAGCCTCCAAAGCCAAGCTgtaataaccctgatgatgctTTTGTGGGGAGTTTAGAAAGCTCCCTCAATATCCACAGAGGAAATCATACAATTGTTTTCACATGGTGAGGGGTATTACCCAAgacgagtaaactgaactgTGCACTATCAGTGGGGTGCTCCTTTAAATAATTAAAGAGTAAAAATCTGAGAGACTACTACTTGAAAACAGCTCAATAGGAACATTTTGATACTGGCCCTTAAAAAAGGCTCATGATCAGTCCAACACTATCATACAGTAAGTTTCTCTGGAAGAGTACATGTGGCTGAGTCAGAGGCCGACACTCCCAAAACAAACCTGTCTTACTGGCTGGTGAGCTGTTAAAGGCAGGCTGAGAGCAGCACTTACAGAACATCTGGAAATCCAGAAGCAGACTTCACTGTGCCGATACTTGGCATGGATGTGCTCTTTTTCATACCTTACTGAGATAGTGACACACATTTCAATAGACACCCTTGTCTATTAGACATCTAGAGGAACAGATGAGAGTCCGGAGCACAAACGCACTGGCAGTGACATGTTGTCAATGGAAACTTCTGAATGCAAATAGCGTAGTTTCATCTTCCTGCTATGCAAAGAGGCCGTGGCTGGCAGCAGTCTAagtggtgtgtgtctgagtgtgtgtgtgagtgtgtgaggccTCACTGGAAAGGCCATGTGGAAGAACTCAATTGTCCCAGTTAAGCATTCATGAATACTAAACCAAACCTTGAATGGAACATTCCTATCTGAGATTTCCTTCTCGTAAATTTCCTCCCCAATTCATAATAACACAGCCGAATAAAGAGTAAAAAATACTCACGTttaaatttaatgaaaatacaaaaaaattatatattggTTTTTCCTCATGTACAGATATTTAGCACTCATATCAGTTAAAACAGAACtgattgcatttttattattagcaTGATCACAATGTCAGTAGTTGCACTCCAAGTGACaatttacataaatacacatattaAAGCACTTTACGGTAAGCAGTTTTTGGTTAACCCTACTCAGATACAAACATGTACATGTTAATTGCTTTGCTATGATGTAGTTGATTTGATTAAAATCCTCCCTTTTACAGGACATTCAGACTTGGTGTACTCCGCAAACCAGATTAGCAGGCACTGAAATATCTGCAAAGGAAGAAGAAATGCAAACTGTTTTCAGAAATAGAAGTAAGGTGATATTTCAATGAATGGGCACTGAGGTGTTACAACCCAGGAATTAGACTCGTCTTTTCTAACAGAGCATGGGTGGAAGTTGGACTATAGAATAAAAGAGTTTTTGATACCTATTTTCGCAGGCCTCGGGAGATTCAGGTTGTTCATGATGTTCACAAACTCTTCCAGGCTCTTGGTCAAGCGTGGGTTAAACTTGCGCTCCTCACCAACCGTGGACACCGTCtgacctgaaacacaaagacagacagcccAATATATCATCCATGGTAACTGCGGTCTTGATGTTTATCAGACGGTTCAACTTCACTGATCAATCAAAAGAAATATAATATTCAATGCGAGCAGAGAAATAGATAGATCAGCATACTCACTTGTATCAGATGATTTCAGCTTAAAATTCAGTATGCATCACATATAATTTCTGACTGATATTTGATTGTGAAATTGCATTTTTCTGATCTATTTTCACTTTATATAAGTATCAAATTAGCaacaaaattattattacagGAGACATGTCTGAAAAGCTTGACTTGTTGACACTTGCATTTGTACACTCTTGTAACAACATGTGTATCATATCTGCTGCAGATGGGAAAATACTGGCTTTATAATACTGTGGCGCTGCTTTAAATCTGTCTTATGTGCGTAACGATGAGATATGACATAAACGTTCAGATGTGTGGGTTATCAGCCAACCTAAGTAGTCATGTGCTGGGTAGACGAGGCACTGGTCAGGCAGAGTAAAGATCTTCTTATGGACCGACTCATAGAGCTTGTTAGCGCTGCCTGAATAAGAGAGACAACATTTGGCATAGATTAGACAagtccaaaaagaaaacagatgcaaTATTGCCACCTTGTGTTCCTCTAGCAGCATTACAAAgataaatgttttctctttcgGCCAGTGTGTCAGGAATTTAAATTCCAGCTAAACAAGGCATTTAATGTGAGATTATTAGCACCAAGTAAAAGTGTATGTCTACCCTGCTGGAAGTCCGTCCTGCCACAGCCTCTGATGAGCAGCGCGTCTCCAGTAAAAGCCATGCTCTGATCCCCCAACACCAGCACCATACACCCATCAGTGTGTCCCGgtgtctctctcactgtcagATGCTGGGTGACAAAGGTCAACTCAAGGCATGTAAACATGATTTTATCAAGCAGGTTCAACTAAAATATTTCAGGTCTTTACAGAGCAACAGATGATAAAGTCAGGGTTGTATGGATTGATCTCATGCAGTGAAATAAGTCATCTGTTGTTCTTACATGTTTTCCAAAGGTGATCTTGTCTCCCTCTGACAGGAGGATATCAGCAGAGGCACCACTGAATTTGCAGATTGCACTCTTCAGCCCGACCAATCTTTTCTTCATCAGCCCAGTGCTTGTGATGTGGTCCGCATGGCAGTGGGTGTTTACtatcacaaaaagaaaatagcgTGGTTCACCAAAGGGGTTGGCAGTAATTCAATATTATCATATATAACAGCTGGTGGAATGGTTTTATGTTATCATTTTACAAACTGATGTTGTCCAAATTAATAATCTCAAgataatttgaataaaaaaactatcttgtgtttttaattaaggttttttgttttatatgtgtataGAGTTGTGTCTGTTGTAATGGATAACAGTGGAACCCAGGTCATTGTACTGAACATCTGTTATTTTACATGTAGTCTTGCAGCAATATTGAAAAAACAATCTCATTAACATTGTGATACTCATTTCAGCCATCTGAAAATCTTGTAACATGAATAACCCACAATCTACAGTACAATTGGCCTAACGGAGTTCATAGTAATGAGGTTTCATATAAGCACACAGAATATAGATGTGACTTTATTCCGGGGCTATAATAACCTTGCTCCTGAGCAAAGTTGCCCATTACTTTGCAGAATTAGCAACAGAATCTGAGGAGTTTTGCCCAAAGCTAACTGTTCCCAGTACGGGGGCCAAATTATCCTTGAGTCAACCTACACATTACAGTTCATCGGATAATGTGCGGTGGACATGtacttaaataaacaaaagacaatGGTAAAGATGGGGCactgatatttaaaaatgtatggaaTAACACCATATCTCTTAGTCCAGCCACAGGAAGTTAAGATACCTGCCAGTTTTAGATTGAGCCCCAGTTCATGTATGAGCTTCATGTCCCTGTCAATGGTCTCCAGTACAGGATCGATGAGGACCGCCTCCTTGGTCTCTGTGTCTGCCAGCAGGTAGGTGTAGGTGCTGCTACCCGACTCAAACAGctgaacaggaaaaaaaacaggagagggCACTGGAGTGACTCAGCAATAAAGTACAAAAGCGGGTAGTaatgatgcccccccccccccttgtcctCTGATAgtgtgtgagatagagagaTAAAAGAACAGATAATGATGTGGAGACACTTGTTGTCAatgcaaagctttttttttaagtatttggaAAGTTTGCAGTGTtagtgataaataaatatttagtgTTTATAACCAAAGGACATGTATTTAATACTGTACATAAGAGGAAACCTTTACTCTTTTTTTACTTACAAAAAATATGTAGTTGAAAAAACagtctcaactcaaggtcctcTTACTggcttgttctggagcttttgaacGTATCACACGGTTCTCATCAGcagatttagtttagtttgttgccatggaaatgtaGATATTCAAACTTAACATGATAATAGAACATGATAATAGACAAATGAtagtaaacaataaaaacaactctCATGTGTTGTAACCTCATGCATCAGGCTGGACAAGACGCGTGCCTTCATGTCCATTGCAATGTCGTCATGCTTCAGCCACAACATTACAGCACATCTACAGTAACGTTACAGTCATCGGGTTTGCAACGTTATTGCAAAAACATTGAGCAGTTTGAGTGAGGTAAGGGGTCTGTTTGGCTGACCACAATCCACAGAGATAAATCCGATAACTaaatttaaacaattaaaaagaaactACAACGTTGAATGTAACTTAACAGTAGGATAATTAAGCTAACGGCTAACTCCCTActaacgctaacgttagctagaaacaaaaatatttaaaaacattgctGCTCTTCACGTGTTGGACCTGACAAAATAACATACTGAggcaaaaccacaaacattaaTGTGAACCTACTTGTCTGAAGAGCAGTCCTTCGGTCAGCGCCATCCTGGAGCAGTACGATCTGCTGGTAGCTCGTAGCGGGTTAATGCCAGTACTTACGCCGGGTGAGAAGCGCCTGCACTCGGCTGCTGCGTAACTCGAGCCCTCGGTGTTTGCTCTGAGGCGAAGCGTGAGAGCCAGAGCCCGTTGAACGGGTTTCACCCACGTTGTTACCGAGCACATTCCCGTTCGTCGTTAATGTCCTTGAGTGCACTACCAGATATTTACCTCAAGTGGGACAAATGACATTCAACAACAGTTCAGACGCACGTAGGCACTTCAGTGGCTGCTGCCGAGAGCCCGTGACCGCGTTTGCCTTCAGCTTAAGGAAGAAAAATGTCAGATTCCCTACAAGAAAACTCACAGCTCAGAGGCGTTAGAAAGCTAAACCCTCAGCTTGGATGAACCCAGAGACAATACTGGTGTTGCAGTGTCACTCGCTTTTACAGCGGCTGTAACTGGTGCCATAACCAGTGTTTGTTATTGAGCAACAAGGAAAGTCCACAACAGTCCTGCAGGTCAACTACCTCCAGACGCGTCTGCGCGGGGCAGATGAGTTCCTGCACGATCAGACGCGTGCCAGTGGctatgcacgcacgcacgcacgccaCATACACAATACTAGCGTCGACTGCAGCAGTGGCCTACGTGACTGTTGACTTTATCAGGCAGTCTCACACCACCCAAGCTAAATCTGGTTATAATGCTACATAAAAAGTGCTATGCAAAAACGTCTTGGTTGAAAATTtgtataaattatatatatatctatatatatatatatatagatatatatatatgtcagtgtttgttattACCAAATCAACAGTAAAGAatagcaaacaacaaaacaaacagaaggaaaagctTTTGGTAAGGTCTTTTCTCATCACCAAGGACTATATAGTATGTTACTGCCCAACCCAAACTGGGTTTTTGTGACCAAAACCGACATTGATATAGAGTTGATAACTGAAATTGATCACCATTTCTAGACtggtattgttttgtttgttttttagtttttggcaACCCTTTCAGTGCCAGGTCAAAAGGTTTGTTTTCCCTACGTCCAGTTAGTTGCCTCTCAGGGTCTCTCATTAGC harbors:
- the ethe1 gene encoding persulfide dioxygenase ETHE1, mitochondrial isoform X1, coding for MCSVTTWVKPVQRALALTLRLRANTEGSSYAAAECRRFSPGVSTGINPLRATSRSYCSRMALTEGLLFRQLFESGSSTYTYLLADTETKEAVLIDPVLETIDRDMKLIHELGLNLKLAVNTHCHADHITSTGLMKKRLVGLKSAICKFSGASADILLSEGDKITFGKHHLTVRETPGHTDGCMVLVLGDQSMAFTGDALLIRGCGRTDFQQGSANKLYESVHKKIFTLPDQCLVYPAHDYLGQTVSTVGEERKFNPRLTKSLEEFVNIMNNLNLPRPAKIDISVPANLVCGVHQV
- the ethe1 gene encoding persulfide dioxygenase ETHE1, mitochondrial isoform X2, giving the protein MKKRLVGLKSAICKFSGASADILLSEGDKITFGKHHLTVRETPGHTDGCMVLVLGDQSMAFTGDALLIRGCGRTDFQQGSANKLYESVHKKIFTLPDQCLVYPAHDYLGQTVSTVGEERKFNPRLTKSLEEFVNIMNNLNLPRPAKIDISVPANLVCGVHQV